The DNA region TGCGGGCCAGCCTGGCCGGCCGCGACTGCGTCATCGAGAGCTTCGTGGACATCACCGAGCACAAAAAGCTCGAATCGCTGCGCGAGGACGTGGAGCGCATGACCCGCCACGACCTCAAGGCCCCCCTGACCGGCATCATCGGCCTGCCCGACGTCCTCATGGACGATCCGGACCTGCCGGGCCACATCCGGCCCATGCTCGGCCTGATCAAGGAATCCGGCCTCAAGATGCTCGGCATGATCAACCTGTCCCTGGATCTCTACAAGATGGAGACCGGGACCTACGTCCTCGTTCCCCGGCCGGTGGACCTGTGCCGGGTCCTGGAGAGCGTGGCCGGCGACCTGGCGCCCCTGACCCGGGCCAAGCAGGTGGCCATCGCCTTCGAGACCGACGGCGCGCCTGGGTTGACGGGCCCGGTCATCGTGCTCGGCGAGGAACTGCTCTTTTTCTCGCTGTTCGCCAACCTGCTCAAGAACGCCGTGGAAGCTTCGTCCCAAGGCGGCGCGGTGGCGGTTTCGGTGGTGGGGCGCGACATGGTCTGGGTGACGCTCTCCAACGACGGCGCCGTGCCCGCCGACATCCGCGACCGGTTCTTCGAGAAGTACGCCACCAGCGGCAAGGCCGGAGGCACCGGGCTTGGCGCCTACAGCGCCAGGCTTATCGTGGAGAGCCTCGGCGGCACCATCGGCTTTGTCAGCGACGAGGCGGCCGGCACCACGCTGTACTGCATGCTGCCGCGCCCCGCCGAAGCGGCCCGCCGGGGCTGACGGCGCCTCAGGCGGGCGCCGCCACGGCCGCGGCCGTGGCCAGGGGCAGGCTGACCACGCACCGCGTGCCGTGGTCGATCAGGCTCATGGCGATGGCCCCGGAATACTTGCGGGCGATGGTCTTGGCCGTGGCCAGGCCCATGCCGGTGCCCATGGGGTCCGAGGAGTGGAAGGGGCTGAAGATGCGGGTGAGGTCCTCGGCCGCCAGGGTCTGGCCGGTGTTGTCGATGGACAGCGTGGCGAAGCCCGGCCGGCCCGGGCTTTCGCGGCCGGTGAGGCTGACCCGGGGATCGCCCGGGGCGGCGTAGCGGAAGGCGTTGTCCAACAGCGCCGCCAGCAGGGCGTCGAGGTCCGAGGGCGCGAGCGCGAGTGTCATGTCGGGCGGGGCGATGTCCGCCGAAAAGGCCGTGGCCTGGCGGCCGGGCAGGGCGGCGAGCCGCGCGAGGACGCCGTCGAGCACGGCCGCCAGGGGGGTCGCCGCCCGGGCCGGTTCGCGCGAGGAGGCGTCCATGTAGCGGGACACGGACCGGGCCAGGGTTTCGAGCCGGGCCGCCTCCTCGAGCAGCACCCGGGCCGCGTCGGCCACCTCGGCGACCTGGCCGTGGCGCCGCAGCAGGCGCCTGGCCTGGCCGGCGATGACCGCGATGGGGTTTCGCACCTGGTGGGCGATGCCCTGGACCACCTCCAGTTCGCAACGCGTGGCGAAGGTCACGTAGGCGTCGGTTTCCACGAGCAGGCTGAAGTCGACCACGGCGTCGATGTCCCGCAGGGCTTCGGGCAGGGCGGCGGCGGGCAGCACGGCCGCGGCCTTTTCGTGCAGGTGGAGCCTGGCCAGGGCGTAGGCGGTGCTGACGAGCCGGTGGTCCACGTTGTGGGCCACGTGGGCCTGGCCGCTACGCCACAGCCGGGTCAGGAGCGTTTCGCCCAGGCCCTTCTCGAAAAGCCCCGAGAACCACTCCTCCCAGTTGCGCCGCAGCTTGGCCGGGTCGGGCAGGCTTTCCTGGACGATGCGCAGTTGCGGCATCTCCCGCACGAAGGCCTGGATGCGGGCGGCGAAATCCTCGGGGGCGGCGCCGAGGCTCGCGGCGTAGCGGGCCAGGGGATTGGCCTGGAACTCGGACAGGCCGAGCAGTTCCCGGAAGCGGTGCAGGCGTTCGGTGGGGATGTCGGCTTGGGGCATGACCGTCTCCTCGGCGTGGGCGTTTCGGGCACAACCGGGCTTGTCCCCAGGCTATACCAGGCCGGCCGTGTTGCCAACAGCCGGGAAATAAGGCACATGGACACGATGCAGTTCCGGCTCCGCTTCGGGGCCGAACCCAACAGCAAGGAAGGAGCCCCCGTATGAGCGATCTGATCGTCGTCGGCTATGATGATGCATTCAAGGCCGAGGAAGTGCGCCTCAAACTGCTCAAGATGCAAAAGGAATACCTGGTCGACCTGGAAGACGCCGTGGTCGCCGTCAAGGACAAGGACGGCAAGATCAAGCTGCACCAGATGTACCACCTGGCCGCATCCGGGGCCGTGGGCGGCGGCTTCTGGGGGGCGCTGATCGGGCTCATCTTCCTGATGCCGGTGCTCGGCGCGGTGGTCGGCGCGGCCTCGGGCGCGGCCGCCGGGGCGCTGACCGACGTCGGCATCGACGACGATTTCATGAAGAAGCTGGCCGAGACCCTGACGCCGGGTTCCTCGGCCCTGTTCGTGCTCATCCGCAAGATGACCGAGGACAAGGTCCTGGACGAACTCAAGGGCACGGGCGGCAAGGTGCTCCAGACCTCCCTGTCCCACGACGACGAAACCAAGCTCAAGGAAGCCCTGGCCGTCGCCGGCGCCGCTTCCTGACGCGACGCTCCGGTCACGTCCGCCAAGGCCCCGCCTCACCGGAGGCGGGGCTTTTTTATCGCCCTCGCCCGGTGTCGCGGACCATACCGGGACACCTTCAGGTGTCTTCTTCCGCCCGGGGCGGGCCGGGCGTACCCTTGCCGCCCAGGGCCGGAAAGCCCGGCCACGAGGAGGCGACCATGAAGACGCTTTTCGATACCGTGTCCGTCAAGGGCGTGGCCTTTCCCAACCGGCTGCTGCGCTCGGCCACCTGGGAACGGCTGGCCGACCCGCAGGGTGCCATCACCCCCGAACTGGAACGCTGGGACGCGCGGCAGATCGCCGGCGGCATCGGCGGGTTTATCGTCAGCGCGACGTACTTGAGCCCCGACGCCAGGGCCATCCCCGGCCAGATCGGGCTGTGCGGCCCGCAGCACCTGCCTGGCCACCGCCGGCTCATCGCCGCCGGCCGGGCCGCCGGCGTGGCCATGCTGCTGCAACTGGCCCATGCCGGCCGCGACGGCGCCCTGCTGGCCGTGGGCGAGCCGAGCACGGCACAGCTGGACGCCTTGCCGGCGCTTTTCGCCAACGGCGCCCGCCTGGCCCGGGAGGCGGGGTACGACGGGGCCCAGATCCACAGCGCCCACGGCTATTTTCTCAGCCAATTCCTGCATCCCGGGCGCAACCGCCGCACCGACGCCTACGGCGGCTCGCCAGCGGGGCGGCGCAAGCTGCTCCTGGACATCCAGGCGGCCATGCGGGCCGCCGCGGGCGAGGATTTCCTGCTTTCCGTCAAGCTCGACTGCCGGGACCTGGACGGCAGTCCGGGCGTCTTCGAAGCCTGTCTGGAGGCGGCGCAAGCCCTGGATGCCGCCGGGATCGACCTGGTGGAGATAAGCGGTCTTGGCGGCAACAAGGGGCTTTGCGACGGCCCGGGGCAGGCCGAATCGGTCTTCGCCCCCGAGGCCGCGGCCGTGGCGGCGGCCATCCGCGCCCCGGTGGCCCTGGTCGGGGCCAACCGGTCGCCCGAAGTCATGGAGCGCATCGTCAACGAAACGGCGATCGCCTTTTTTTCCCTGTCCCGGCCGCTTCTGTGCGAGCCCGAACTGCCCCGGCGCTGGCGCGAAGGGGACCGGTCGCCCAGCCGGTGCGTGTCCTGCGGCGGCTGCTACGACGCGGCCGGCAACCGTTGCCTGTTCGCCGAGGCCTGATGCGGCCGGCTTCCTTCCCCGAAGACGATTTTGGCCCCGCCCCCCATGGGGGGCGGGGCCAAACACGGTGCCCGGGGACGGGCGATCAGCCCCGGTTGGCGGCGCCGTTGAAGGTGATGGAGACGATTTCGTAGTTGATCTTGCCGCGCGGGGCATCCACCACGATCTCGTCGCCCTCGCGCTTGCCGAGCAGGGCCTGCCCCACGGGCGAGAGGATGGAAATGGTGCCCTTGCTGGGTTCGGCCTCGTCCGGGCCGAGCAGGGTGTATTTCTTCAGGTCGCCGGTGTCCACGTCCTCGATTTCCACGGTGGCGCCGAAGATGACCTGGTCGCCGTCGAGGGTGGCCAGGTCGATGACGTTGAAGCGCGGCATGCGCGATTCGATGAAGTTGATGCGGGCCTCGAGCATGCCTTGCCGTTCGCGGGCGGCCTCATAGCCGGCGTTTTCACGCAGGTCGCCCTCTTCGCGGGCTTCCTTGATGGCCTGGATGACTTCGGGCCGCTCTTTTTTCAGACGCTCCAGCTCGCGCTCGAGTTTTCTGAAGCCCTCAATGGTAATGGGAATGCTGTCCATCGTCATACCTTGCAACCGGTTGGATTGTCGGAAAAAAACCAACGACAGCGGCCCCGTCCGGGAGGACGTGGTCGCGCGAATCGCGGGAGACTTATTGGGTCGCGGACGCATTCGGGTTAGACCATCCCGTGGCGGCGGTCAAGCCCGGCCGGTCGCGGCGCGGTTGCCCGAGGCGGCTCGTCGGGCTAAAACGGGGCGCGACGGGCCGTTGGCCCAATCCCCGAGCCCCTGGAGCCTGTATGCGCGTCTATCTCGCCGGACCGCTTTTTACCTTGGCCGAGCGCCGGTTCATGGCCCATCTGCGCGACCGGGTCGGCGCGCTGCCGGGGGTGGCCGCCCTGTGGCCCGGGGACTTGTTCGTGGATGACGACCTGGCGGCCATGGGGCCGGCGGCCAAGGAGCACATCTTTCGCGGCTGTCTGGCCGGCCTTGGCGGCTGCGGCCTGGTGCTGGCCGTGCTGGACGGGCCGCAGGTGGACGACGGCACGGCCTGGGAGATCGGCTACGCCCACGCCAGGGGACTGCCGGTGTGGGGGTTGCGCACGGATTTCCGCAGCGCCGGCGATACGGTCCATTCCCTGGTCAATTGCATGATCGAGTGTTCGTGTTTGAATATATTCAATGATATTGAAGTGTTGATTGATAGGCTCGCCGCCTTTCCCGCCCCCGGCCCGCCGGGAAAAACGATCTGAACAAAGTTTCATTTGCCACGTTGTTACGAATGGCATATCTCTCGTGACACTGTATCGGGTGGTTTCTCCTCTTCCCTTCGGACACCGCAGAGGGATGGCGCCAATCATGACGGAAATGTGTCAGGATCCGTTGCGTTACCTCGTGGAACGACTGTGCTGCCAGGTCTATCTCGACGGCGGCGGCAATATTCGCCTGGGTTTTTCCCGGCGACACGGCCTCAAGGACATGATGACCGCCCAGGGCATCGTCCATTCCAACGCCGGGGTATTGCGCGACCGCCTGCGCCAGGGCGGGACGGGCGGCGAGGGCGGGCCCGCCGCAACGACTGCGGACGGCCTCCGTTGGGCCGATCGCGTGGTCTCGGGCGAATTCTGTCCCTTCCTCTGATCACCGGGCCGTGAAGGCGCCATGGGGCGCGTGCAACGCACCCGAACGCCGGCCGCCACGAGGCGTGGCCGGGGGCTTGCGCGACATGGGCGACAACGATCCCGGCGCGGGGTCCATGCCGGCCAAACCGTTCCGATCCACGGGCGTGGCGACGTCAACGCGGTCGTGCGGCCCTGCCGCCGCCGTTTTGCCCCTGCCCTCGTGTGGCGTCCTGTAAAAAATTATTATTCAGTTTGGTATTCTCGAAATTCGCACGCGAATTTCGAGAACGCGACACTCGCCTGGCGCGCCGGAGGCTCCGGCCGGCCGGGGATGTTTTTTTCCGGGCCCTGCGGATCGGCGTTGACAATGATATTGAGTATCATTTACATATCGATCCGCGACGCAAGCAGTCCCGCGCGTCCTCGCGCGGGTTGTCGCCAGTCCAGAACGCCGCGAGGCAAAGGCGGCGCGCAGCAAGGAGGGGAGCCATGGTCACGTCGATGCGGCAACTGGCCGTCAATCAGAAAGGGTGTATTCGGTCGGTCACGGCGAGCGGGGAACTGGGTCGCCGCATCCGGGACATGGGCCTTGTGCCCGGTACGCAACTCATGGTCGTCGGCCGGGCGCCGCTGGCCGACCCGGTGGCCGTGCGCATGAAGGGATTTACTTTGTCCCTGCGCAACTGCGAAGCCGATTTCATTTCCGTGGAGGCCCTCTAGGATGGCGCAAACCATTCGCGTGGCCGTTTCCGGCCAGCCCAACTGCGGCAAAAGCACCATGTTCAACGCCATCACCGGCGGCTCGGCCCGGGTGGGCAACTATCCCGGCATCACCGTTGACCGCCTGGAGGGCGTGTACCGGGAAAACGGCCACATAAGCCACCTGGTGGACCTGCCCGGCACCTACTCCCTGACCTCCTACTCCATGGAGGAGCTGGTCGCCCGCAACGTCATCGTGGACGAGCGGCCCGACGTGGTCATCAACATGATGGATGCCACGGCCCTGGAGCGCAGCCTCTACCTGGCCGTGCAGCTCCTGGAGATCGGCGCGCCGCTGGTGCTCGGGCTCAACATGATGGACGAGGTGCGCCGCAGCGGCGTGACCATCGACGTGGACAAGCTCTCGAAGCTTCTGGGCGTGCCGGTGGTGCCCTGCGTGGCCCGGCTCGGCCAGGGCCGCAAGGAGCTCATGGCGGCCGTGGCCGGGGTGGCCGAGCGGACCCAGGGCAAGTGGGCGCCGTTTAAGCTGTCCTACGGCCCGGACCTCGATCCCCTCATTGACCGCATGACCCGGGTCATCGAGGAGGCCGCGTTCCTCGCCGGCCGCTACGACCCCCGCTGGGTGGCGGTCAAGTACCTGGAAAACGACGAGCAGGTCATGGCCGAGGGCAAAAAGGCCGGCCCGGCCCACGACGAACTCGTGGCCCTGTGCGCCGAGGCCGAGGCCGTCACCCGCAAAAACAGCGCCACCACCCCCGACGCCATCATCGCCGACTGGCGCTACGGCTACATCAACGGCCTCATCAAGCAGGGCGTGGTGCGGGGCGGCGACGAACTGCGGCGCAACAACTCCGACGCCATCGACAAGATCGTCACCCACAAGCTGCTCGGGCCCGTCATCATGCTGGCCGTGCTCTACCTCATGTTCCAGGTGACGTTCACGCTCGGTGCCTATCCCCAGGGCTGGATCGAGGCGGGTTTCGATTGGCTCGGCGGCCTGGCCACCACGTACATCCCCGAGGGCTACCTGCAGTCGATGATCGTCAGCGGCATCATCGGCGGCGTGGGCTCGGTCATCGGTTTCACGCCGCTGATCTGCATCATGTTCGCCATGCTGGTTTTCCTGGAGGACCTCGGCTACATGGCCCGCGTGGCCTACATGCTCGACCGGGTGCTGCGCATCTTCGGCCTGCACGGCATGTCGGTCATGCCGCTGATCATGTCCGGCGGCATCCCTGGTGGCTGCGCCGTGCCGGGGGTCATGTGCGCCCGCACCCTGCGCAGCCCCCGCGAGCGTCTGGCCACCATCCTGACCGCGCCCTTCATGGTCTGCGGGGCCAAGACCACGGCCTACCTCATGCTCGTGGCCGCCTTTTTCCCGGACAACCCCACCCGGGCCATGTTTTTCGTGGTGCTGGCCGCCTGGGCTTTCGTGCTGCTGGTCTCCAGGCTGCTGCGTTCGACGATCATCAAGGGCGAGAGCACGCCCTTTGTCATGGAGATCCCGCCCTACCGCCTGCCGACGCTTCGCGGCGTGCTGCTGCACACCTGGGAACGGGTCTGGCAGTACGTGAAAAAGGCCGGCACGGTCATCCTGGCCGTCTCCATCCTCATGTGGGCGGTCATGACCTTCCCGGAACTGCCCGAGGACACGGTGGCCCAGTACGAGGCGCAAAAAGAGCAGGTGGTCGAGAAGGTCAAGGCCGACAATCCCAATGCCGGCGAGGAAGAGTTGGCCACGCTGACCGAGGACGCCCAGAAGGCCGTCGAGGACGACCGCAACGAGGCGGCGCTCAAGTATTCCGCCGCCGGCCGGGTCAGCGAGG from Solidesulfovibrio sp. includes:
- a CDS encoding ATP-binding protein, producing MPQADIPTERLHRFRELLGLSEFQANPLARYAASLGAAPEDFAARIQAFVREMPQLRIVQESLPDPAKLRRNWEEWFSGLFEKGLGETLLTRLWRSGQAHVAHNVDHRLVSTAYALARLHLHEKAAAVLPAAALPEALRDIDAVVDFSLLVETDAYVTFATRCELEVVQGIAHQVRNPIAVIAGQARRLLRRHGQVAEVADAARVLLEEAARLETLARSVSRYMDASSREPARAATPLAAVLDGVLARLAALPGRQATAFSADIAPPDMTLALAPSDLDALLAALLDNAFRYAAPGDPRVSLTGRESPGRPGFATLSIDNTGQTLAAEDLTRIFSPFHSSDPMGTGMGLATAKTIARKYSGAIAMSLIDHGTRCVVSLPLATAAAVAAPA
- a CDS encoding nucleoside 2-deoxyribosyltransferase, translating into MRVYLAGPLFTLAERRFMAHLRDRVGALPGVAALWPGDLFVDDDLAAMGPAAKEHIFRGCLAGLGGCGLVLAVLDGPQVDDGTAWEIGYAHARGLPVWGLRTDFRSAGDTVHSLVNCMIECSCLNIFNDIEVLIDRLAAFPAPGPPGKTI
- a CDS encoding NADH:flavin oxidoreductase encodes the protein MKTLFDTVSVKGVAFPNRLLRSATWERLADPQGAITPELERWDARQIAGGIGGFIVSATYLSPDARAIPGQIGLCGPQHLPGHRRLIAAGRAAGVAMLLQLAHAGRDGALLAVGEPSTAQLDALPALFANGARLAREAGYDGAQIHSAHGYFLSQFLHPGRNRRTDAYGGSPAGRRKLLLDIQAAMRAAAGEDFLLSVKLDCRDLDGSPGVFEACLEAAQALDAAGIDLVEISGLGGNKGLCDGPGQAESVFAPEAAAVAAAIRAPVALVGANRSPEVMERIVNETAIAFFSLSRPLLCEPELPRRWREGDRSPSRCVSCGGCYDAAGNRCLFAEA
- a CDS encoding FeoA domain-containing protein codes for the protein MVTSMRQLAVNQKGCIRSVTASGELGRRIRDMGLVPGTQLMVVGRAPLADPVAVRMKGFTLSLRNCEADFISVEAL
- a CDS encoding DUF1269 domain-containing protein, which gives rise to MSDLIVVGYDDAFKAEEVRLKLLKMQKEYLVDLEDAVVAVKDKDGKIKLHQMYHLAASGAVGGGFWGALIGLIFLMPVLGAVVGAASGAAAGALTDVGIDDDFMKKLAETLTPGSSALFVLIRKMTEDKVLDELKGTGGKVLQTSLSHDDETKLKEALAVAGAAS
- the feoB gene encoding ferrous iron transport protein B, whose amino-acid sequence is MAQTIRVAVSGQPNCGKSTMFNAITGGSARVGNYPGITVDRLEGVYRENGHISHLVDLPGTYSLTSYSMEELVARNVIVDERPDVVINMMDATALERSLYLAVQLLEIGAPLVLGLNMMDEVRRSGVTIDVDKLSKLLGVPVVPCVARLGQGRKELMAAVAGVAERTQGKWAPFKLSYGPDLDPLIDRMTRVIEEAAFLAGRYDPRWVAVKYLENDEQVMAEGKKAGPAHDELVALCAEAEAVTRKNSATTPDAIIADWRYGYINGLIKQGVVRGGDELRRNNSDAIDKIVTHKLLGPVIMLAVLYLMFQVTFTLGAYPQGWIEAGFDWLGGLATTYIPEGYLQSMIVSGIIGGVGSVIGFTPLICIMFAMLVFLEDLGYMARVAYMLDRVLRIFGLHGMSVMPLIMSGGIPGGCAVPGVMCARTLRSPRERLATILTAPFMVCGAKTTAYLMLVAAFFPDNPTRAMFFVVLAAWAFVLLVSRLLRSTIIKGESTPFVMEIPPYRLPTLRGVLLHTWERVWQYVKKAGTVILAVSILMWAVMTFPELPEDTVAQYEAQKEQVVEKVKADNPNAGEEELATLTEDAQKAVEDDRNEAALKYSAAGRVSEALTPLTNLAGFPWQANIALIGAFAAKEVFVSTMATAYSMGEVDPEEAESLSEKLAADPAWTLPAVLSVFAFMLLYTPCMVTVVVIARESNWKWAVFSVVGGLCFAYVVSVCIYQIGSALMT
- the greA gene encoding transcription elongation factor GreA, which encodes MDSIPITIEGFRKLERELERLKKERPEVIQAIKEAREEGDLRENAGYEAARERQGMLEARINFIESRMPRFNVIDLATLDGDQVIFGATVEIEDVDTGDLKKYTLLGPDEAEPSKGTISILSPVGQALLGKREGDEIVVDAPRGKINYEIVSITFNGAANRG